The sequence below is a genomic window from Peromyscus maniculatus bairdii isolate BWxNUB_F1_BW_parent chromosome 17, HU_Pman_BW_mat_3.1, whole genome shotgun sequence.
cctgCTTGCCCTCTGGGAACTGAGGCTGACCTGTGGACCCAGGTGGGGCCCTTCCAGCAGCCTCCTGTACACCCTGCAGTCTGGGAGAATGTCCCAGAGCGTCCTGAGAGTGTCCCCAGAGGTCCAGACACCCCCCTAAAGCCTCTCCCTGCTCCCCTGCGGCTCCCACAGCCTCACAGGCACCTGGAGGGGACCAGGCAGGAGCCAGGGGCTCATGAATATTCATGACTTAATAGCCCAGCACCTCATTAAGACACTGAATTACACATAGTAATGACACCACCTCATGAGTATTCAACAAGTCTTTAATATTAAGATGCACTCATTAATATTCACAATCCCTATATAGCACGGATCCTCACTCCCTTGTTTGGGTCATTAATATAAAGTGTGGGCTGTTTAGTAATCAGGTCATTGGGTTTGTCCTGTGCATGCTCAGTAGTGGGGCgttgatttttttgggggggttgtggtctgattgttctttattttatatctagaatccacttatgagtgagtacataccatgactgtctttctgggtttgggttacctcactcaggatgattttttctagttccatccatttgcctgcaaatttcatgctttcattgtttttctctgctgagtagtactccattgtgtatatgtaccacatttttttcatccattcttccgttgatgggcatctaggttgtttccaggttctggctattacaaatagtgctgctatgatcatagctgagcatgtatctttatggtatgaatcagcattctttggttatatgcccaagagtgggatggctgggtcttgaggtagtttgattcctaattttctgagaaaccgccatactgatttccgtagtggttgtacaagcttgcattcccaccaacagtggaggagtgttccctttgctccgcatcctctccaacattgactgtcattggtgtttttgatcgtagccattctgacaggtgtaaggtggtgtctcagagtcgttttgatttgcatttctctgatgattaaggatgttgagcatttctttaaatgtctttcaaccatttgtatttcttgttttgtgaatggGGCGTTGATTTTTAAGCATGGTGCTTTTATTAGCCAATGCCTCATGAGTATTCAGTGTCCTTGGTATCCAATGGCACATTAATATGCACTGAATAATTAATATCTGGTGACTCATTAATATGCAGCATCTCATTAACAAGCAGCCTTTTCTTTGTGTTCACTGGAGCTTGTCAATCTTCAGTAGCTCTTTCACCCGGTGGTCATTTGTAATGAGTCTCGTTAATGTTCAGTGAGTCCTTGGTGTCTggtcagggaagttcccaggCGGTGAGTGCCCGAGGTCTGCGAACTGTGCGCGATTCCCAGACGGTTTATCTCTTTAATTTTTCTCCTATTTCTGGCGCAGCGGCTGCGAGTTGCTGGGCCTCAGGGACAGCAGAGACCAGGAGTGCAGCATTCGACTCACAGCTGCAGGCAGGGTGCTCACTGTCGCCGCCGCCGCTGTCCAGCAACACTCAAACGTTCAGGAATTTGTCTCCAGCACACAGCCGCAGCAGCTTCTtatggttttgggttttggtttggttttgtttgtttcctgtttttaaggatttgtttatttatcgTGTACGccgtgttctgtctgcatgtgtgcttgcaggtcagaagagggcaccagatctcattacagatggctgtgagccaccatgtggttgctgggaattgaactcaggacctctggaaggacagtcagtgctctACAGCTCCGTTTCTtggtttcttgaaacagggtttctctgtgtcgcccaggttgtcctagaacttgctctgtagaccaggctggcacctaactcacagagatccacctgcctctgcctcctgagtgctgggattaaaggcctgcgccaccaatGCAGTGGGGGAGGAACAGTGAGCCCTGTGCCTAACAGgtgctccaccctgaccacgccccagcccctcactgggggattctaggcaggggctccacccctgagccacgcccccagcccctcactggggatcctaggcggggctccacccctgaccacgcccccagcccctcactggggattctaggcggggctccaccctgaccacgcccccagcccctcactgggggattctaggcaggggctccacccctgagccacgcccccagcccctcactggggattctaggcgggggctccaccctgagccacgcccccagcccctcactgggggattctaggcaggggctccaccctgagccacgcccccagcccctcactgggggattctaggcaggggctccaccctgagccacgcccccagcccctcactggggattctaggcggggctccaccctgaccacgcccccagcccctcactggggattctaggcaggggctccaccctgaccacgcccccagcccctcactggggatcctaggcggggctccacccctgaccacgcccccagccctcactgcgGACCCTGGGCTGTCATTCTCCCCAGACTGCTCGGCTTTTCCCTCCGGTTCTCCCTGGCCCCTCTTCTTCCGCTGACACTTGGTGCTGCTTCTGTTTCCGGGTGGGTGTGGCAGCCGCCGCAGGGAAAGCTTGGTCCTCTGTCCCGTCCGTGTCTGTGTCCGCCCCCTCCCCCGTTTCTGTTGGGAACAGCACACAGCGCTGCTCCAGGCTCCTGGGGTGGAGGGCCCCTCGGAGCCCGGGGTCCCCACAGTCGCCCCCTTCCTCGGCCCTCCCCGCCACCTTCTGTGACCCTGGGCTCCTGACACCGAGCCCCACCTCAGCCCCTTGCTGGTGGTGGGCGGCAGCACGCATGCGCAGGGCTCCACACACGTGCCCGGGTGCCCTCCGGGGTTTGTGTTCCCAGGGTCCTTCAAGCCCTGCGCAGCCGCTTCCCTGTCCTCCACCGAGGGTCGGCATCCTTTTCAGGTCCTCAGACCTGGGGACACCCCCTTTGCCCGCCGAGCCCTGCCCCGGCCCTCAGGCCAGGaggctgggtctctgtgagttcaaagctagccttcAGCCTCTGAGAGGGCTACACCCCACGCTCAGGCATCAGGCTCACCCCACTTCTCCGCTGCAGTTAGCTCAGCTGCCAGGGCCTCTTAGGGAACCAGTCCTTTCCCTCTGTGGTTCGCCCTGACACCTGAAGGGCCTTTGCTAACTCCTGTGCACCCTTCAAAGCCTCAGCCTCAGTGTCCCAGGCCCATTTCCTTGGttgcctccttctctctctagGAGCCTGGCTCTCAGGGTCTTGTCCAGGGTCAAGGTGCCTCAGGCTTCCGGGCACCCACACGCAGAGTTGTTGACAGGATGAAggaaattcttccttccttccttccttccttccttccttccttccttccttccttccttccttccttccttcctttccttccttccttccttccttccttccttccttccttccttccttccttcctccttccttccttccttccttccttccttccttccttccttccttccttccttccttcctttgttttatttattttgaggcaagggctcagtttgtagcccaggctgtcctggaactcactctgtagatcaggctggattcaaactcacaaagatcctcctggctctgcctccctagtgctgggattaaagttgtggcCGCCATGCTCGCCTGGCATGTTTGAGGTTTTAACAGTTCAGGTGGCTTTGGCAAAATCTGGAGACTCGGCCACATTAACAGAGGTCTAGCCTAGGCAGGAGACGATCTCGGCCACATTAACAGAGGTCTAGCCTAGGCAGGAGAGGTCTCGCCCCTGACTCTGACTGAAGCTGCTCAAACTTCAGGAAAAGCGTGAGAGCGCCATGTGTATccacagatgaatgaatgaaggaactAATGGAGCCATGGGCAGGGTTTGGCTGCTGTGCAGGGCCTGTCCATCAGGAGGAGCTGACGGACCGTGCAGCTGATGTCACAGCTGGGTGTGTGGGCTCCTGCGGGACCGGACCTGGTGAATGAAGACTCAGAGTCCAGCCTTCGCGCTGCAGGGATCCAGTCTCCAGGACTGAAGCAGCCCCCCTCACCCAGGgcgattttatttttctcagtgtttacACCTCAGCCAGTTGATTTCCCTATGTTCCAAACAACCCGAAAGAAGCTCCCAAAATACAAGGCCAAGTGCAAATCCCCCGATTTCTCAGGCACCTCGGGTTTCCGGGTTCCCCGAACCAGGTTTTGCATAGGCCTGAATCCTCGGGACTCTGAGACAGGACTCACTTAGGATGACCAGAGGTGGCCTCGGGCTCGGTGCCGCTGTCTGGAGCAGGGCCAGGTGTAGCCCAGGGGCCGCCACAAGCTAAAAAACCTCTCCTACGCCAAGGGTTCCTACAAATGGATCACGGGAAGGTCTGGAGGCCGGGCGCCCCGCACGTTTCCCGGGGTCCATCCTGTTTTACTTGGAGAGAGGTCAAACCACTGTGTCAAGGTCACACAACAGAACCcacgaggcagagccaggaggccCACGACCCGGCACTAGCAGGTGGGCCTGCCTGGGGCCTGCAGTCTCAAGGACACTTGTTGACCACCTCACGTTGTTCCAGGAGCCATCGGGGAGACCCAGGACAGCCTAGCTCAGCGCAGATACCCCAAGACAGACCGAGGTAAGTGTCAAGGTTCAACAGTCTTTCAACAAATGCTTGTTGCTGGAAATGCTTTGTGTGCTGTGACATGGGGTGACTGGGGTGTCCCCTGTAAACCTGCAGACACCAAGGTCAGGGCGTGGGGCACACAGCCAGGGTGTGTGGGGCCAGCACCGGACTCCAGGGGTGAAGGCGTGCTTCTGAGTGCCAGGAAGTGTTCAGTGAAGGAGGAAGTCCTTCCCTGAGTCTGACCTAGCACTTGCATGCTGCAGCAACACTGTGTTGTACTAGAAATCAACATAGCCAGCAGAGAACATGCACAGAATCCTCAGTCACCAGGGGAGGGGGCTGCAGGGAGGGTGAGGCTGAGCCAAGCAAGGTCTggaaggagagccaggcctggtgacaccaTCACCCCAGTGCTGTTGATGGTTTTTACTCTCTGGGCTCCTTTGGGGGAcccgccacccagcttccaaatgaaCCCCACATGGAGGCTCGTTCTCggttataaatgctcggccttgacttgttgctagccagctttccctTAACTTTCAAGTGTCTCGTCTTCGCCTCCGGGctttcacctttctctttccctgtaaacctttctttgtttcttaccctggggctggctgtgtagctgggtggctggtgtcctcctcccctctctccctctctcttcctttcctcccagatttctccttctctccattctctctgcctgccccgcctatcctttctcctgcctcgccgttggccgttcagctctttattagaccatcaggtgttttatttgttttttttgtttgtttgttttttgtttttgtttttcgagacaggatttctctgtgagctttgcgcctttcctggaactcgctctgtagacaaggctggcctcgaactcacagagatccgcctggctctgcctcccgagtgctgggattaaaggcatgcaggcgtgcaccaccgccgcccggccccatcaggtgttttacacagacacagtatcacagcttcacagagctaaacaaatgcaacataaaagttaCAAACCTTAAAGTAATAGTCTACAGCATCCCAGACCCTGAGAACAGGAGGATGGGcagctcaaggccatcctcagctacacagcaagtttgtggccagcctgggctacatgacccAATGTTAATGGGGAATAAAAGTTTCCTGAAAGCGAGATCATTCAGGCTGGGGTTCTGGCGGATTTATAAGAGTTTACCATAAACATCAAATGCTTTCTGCCTGGGCCTTTCACCCACTTCATGCTGGGCAGGGCCGGGACCCAGAGCCGCCGGACAAGACACAGGCTAAGGTTGCAGTCACAAAGGGACCGGACCGGGAGTCCAGGGGACAGGAGGGCCAATAAAGGATGCCTGGAAAATGGATCACCCAAGATGGGTTTTGAGGGAGGATTGGAGTTTGCCAAAGGAGACAGCTGGGGGTTCAAGGGTCTGTGAGAACCAGGTCTGGGTTCAAGTCCAGCGAGAGtcaatggggggtgggagggacgTGAGCGCACGTGTCTGTCCACCAGCGCGTGCGCTGGGTGTTGGGGTGCACAGCTCCCGTGACCTCGCCCTAGGGCCCCCGACGCCATGCGGCTGCCCCGGCCGCGCCCGGATGTGAGCCTCGTCCTGGCCATGGCCGCCGTCGCGCTGCTGCTCCTATCTCACATGTCGCCGCCTGGCTGCCCTGCCCCCGAGAGGCCCGCGGAGCCCCCGGAGGTCCCCACGTGGCCCCCGGGGCCCCCGCGCGCGGCCCCCACCCCGTGCCAGGCCAACCTGTCGGTGGCCGCGCACCCGGACTTCGCGGCGATGCCGGCGCACGTGCGCGACTTCCTGCTCTACCGGCACTGCCGGGACTTCGCGCTGCTGCGGGAGCCGCCGGCCGCCAAGTGCGCGCAGCCCGTCTTCCTGCTGCTCGCCATCAAGTCGTCGCCCGCCAACTACGGGCGCCGGCAGGTGCTGCGCCGCACGTGGGCGCGCGAGCGGCAGGTCCGGGGGGCGACGCTGCGCCTCCTCTTCCTCGTGGGCAGCGACCGGGACCCGCACCAGGCGCGCAAGTTCAACCGGCTGCTGCAGCTGGAGGCGCGCGCGCACGGCGACATCCTGCAGTGGGACTTCCAGGACTCCTTCTTCAACCTCACGCTTAAGCAGGTGGGCGAGGGAGGCGGGGTTCTGCGCGAGCCGGGCAGGGGGCGCGCCGCTGGGACCCCGCCAGCCCGCGCGTCCTCCGCTCCGCCCACAGGTCCTCTTCCTGGAGTGGCAGCGAACCCGCTGCCCCAACGTCAGCTTCGTGCTCAACGGGGACGACGATGTCTTCGCGCACACGGACAACATGGTCACCTACCTGCAGGGCCGCGACCCGGACCGCCACCTCTTCGTGGGTCACCTGATTCAGAACGTGGGTCCCATCCGCTCGCCTGGGAGTAAGTACTTCGTGCCCACGCTGGTGACGGAGGACGAGCACTACCCGCCCtactgcggcggcggcggcttccTGCTGTCGCGCTTCACGGTGGCCGCGCTGCGCCGCGCCGCGAGCGTCCTCCCAGTCTTCCCCATCGACGACGTGTTCCTGGGCATGTGTCTGCGGCAGCAGGGTCTGGCGCCCGCCTCGCACAACGGGGTGCGCACGGCAGGGGTGCACGCCCCCAGCCCCCGCCTGTCCTCCTTCGACCCCTGCTTCTACCGGGGGCTGCTCCTGGTGCACCGCTTCCTGCCCTTCGAGACCCTGCTGATGTGGGACGCGCTGAGCCAGCCCCAGCTGGACTGCGGCCAGCGCGGCCTGGTCTACTGAGCTGCCGCCCAAAAGCTCTTGGTACTGCTCACCGCGGGCGCTCGGGATCCAACCAAGCGCCAGCGGGACTTGGACGGCTGCTAACAAGCGCCCAGGAGCCCCGTGCCAGGCTCCCTCAGGCCCCTAGGGAGTGGGGCAGGGGAGCGAGGCCGAGCTTGACTTGGTCACAGTGGTGTCCCTCAAGGACTCAGGGAACAGCGTAGGGGTAGGAGGGGTCTGTGTCTCACAGACCGGGGTGGCGGGAAATGAAGCCTGTGGATGGCTGAACCCTGGGCTCGGcctcttttcattttattgatttagaaTTATtgtttcgggctggagagatggctcagcggttaagaacactggctgctcttccagaggacccgggttcaattcccagcacccacttggcagctcacaactgtctgtgactccacctccaggggatccgacaccctcacaccaatgcagataaaataaagttaaataaatcgttaaaaataataattatcgTTTCATTGGGTATGCCACACCATGGGGGGAGGAAGGTCCCCCCTTCCTCCGTGTAgctcctggggcttgaactcagatcctcaggcttggcggcaaacTGAGTCCTCTTGCCAatccccttttaattttttttcagcacCATTCACGTTCTAACGGCGTCTGCTCTACTCCGCCCTCTCGTTTacctttaacattttattaactTACAAAATCGAGCGTCCCAAGGCCCCTTGCTCCCCCCCATTCATACCCCGAGTTTCTCCCCCCCCCAAAGGTCTCAGTGGACGCGGCCCATGAAGCGTCTCCTCCCAGCCGGGCTCCCACACCCTCCATAGCTCCCCGGCCTGTGGACCCATCCAGGCCTGTGCGGTCTCCCCAGCGGTTCGACCCTACGCCCCCTACCTGccctgtgggtttttgtttgtttttctctggagacaaggtctcatgtagcccaggctggcctccagttccccttatagccaaggatgactgtgATCATCTGtgatgaactcctgatcctccggcctccacctcccagtgatGGAGGCCACTGCACCTCACCTGGTgtttgctggggctggagccCGGGAGTCAGGCGACCTCCTCCCCCCTCAGCCCCACCCCCCCTCGGTCTACTGTGCCCCTCACTGCCTTGGGAAGGCCCCTGAGGCCCCTGAGGTGTCAGCTGAGGTGAAGGGATGCAGGGGGAGGGTAGTGTGTCCTCCATGGGACAGCCTGTGCAAACGCTGCAAGTGAGAGGCTGCGGGGAAGGGGCAGGTCACAGACGCCGGCGTCACACTGGGGCGCTTGGCAGAGAAGCGCGGCTCTGTGGCTCCCTGTTGTCCCAGCCCCCACCCGAGGCGCACCTGCGGGGACCTCAGTGCGCCGCCGCGCCCGCCCGATGCCCAGGAACAGCCTGGCTGCTCCCGGTGTGTGACGTTGTTGGCACAGCCCGGGTCCTGCGTCACCTCAGGACACAGAACTCTGCACATGACGTCTGTCCTGAGCCCTAGACCAGGGCTTGGGGTTTAGGATCCCCACGCAGCGGCTCAAACCCGCTTGACTTTCCCAAGCAGCAaacccccagcctcagtttcccccgtGGATCCTGGTGTCGCCTGAGGTCCGTGTGTGACCGGAGGAGAGtcgctgccccccccccgcccccacacgcGTGGCTTTTCCCAGACAAAACGCATGAAGTTGCTCTTTTATTTAGACTGTTGGGGACGCAGGCCGTGTTGGAGGTCCTCGGGGGCAGGGCATGCGACCGTCCTTTTCTGAGATCTGTGAATGGCTGGGGCTTCTCCAGGGAACGCGAGTGCTGCGGTCCCACGGGCGGTGTCAGCATCCTGTCCTGGACGGCCAGGCCCCACCGCCTGAGCCCGGGGCCCCTTCAGTGGGGACAGAGGCGCAGCAGGTCTTGCCGGGTGCAGCCAGTGAGGCAGCAGCGGTGCACAGAATTGGTGGCCccgctgcggcggcggcggcggcgcttaGGAGCCTGGGGAGGAAGCTGCAGGTCGGGGTCCGGAGCGGGGTCCGTGTCAGCCGCAAGTGCATGCAGGAGCTGCCGCTGCTCCAGCCACCGCAGCAGCTCTCCTGCAGGCAGAGCAGGAGTCAGCTTGAGCCCCTCCCAGACACTCAGCACACGTCTATTATGTGCCCAGTGACAGAGGAGCACATACATAGTGCCTGCGAGCACGACATAACTCCCAGCTGCCGCCCACACTGTGTCCCCGTACACCTCCTGTGTTCCCCAGTTTCTGGGCATGGAAAGCTGGGGGTCCCTAGGACTGCGTTAAGGACTGGACTCCCCCTGTGCCTCTCTGGGCAGCACCCCTAGCGTGGGAAGGGCCTCTGTGCCCTGCAGCTGAAGGTGGAGCCCCGCCCCAGCCCCCCATGGAGAGCCGCATGCCAGTGATTCCAGTCCTGGGgtgccaaggcaggaggattcctgtgaGTCTGGGGTCACTTTATGCTGCATGGCGagaatctgtctttaaaaaacaataagcTGGGTGGTGACGACTATGCCGGCCACCCAAGCACAGCAAGCCTAAggtgaggagttcaaggtcatcctcggctacattgtgagtttgagtccagcctgggctatataaaagATCCGGTCCCCAAAATCTAAAGTGGggaaagttaaattaaaaaaaaaaaatccatgaactCCAGTCTGctgttttgggggagggggccgcGACACCGTGCCGGGTCTGCCCCTCTCGGTTACCCGCGTGTGTCCACTCCGCCCCGCCCGACCCCACTCACGGTCACGGGCGTCCACGGGCTGCGTGGCCTCGGGGGACCAGCGTGGGCCCCCGCACACCCTCACC
It includes:
- the Insl3 gene encoding insulin-like 3, which encodes MRALRPPPLLLLPLLLLLLPALQLALPSPQPPEARAKLCGHHLVRALVRVCGGPRWSPEATQPVDARDRELLRWLEQRQLLHALAADTDPAPDPDLQLPPQAPKRRRRRRSGATNSVHRCCLTGCTRQDLLRLCPH
- the B3gnt3 gene encoding N-acetyllactosaminide beta-1,3-N-acetylglucosaminyltransferase 3, whose translation is MRLPRPRPDVSLVLAMAAVALLLLSHMSPPGCPAPERPAEPPEVPTWPPGPPRAAPTPCQANLSVAAHPDFAAMPAHVRDFLLYRHCRDFALLREPPAAKCAQPVFLLLAIKSSPANYGRRQVLRRTWARERQVRGATLRLLFLVGSDRDPHQARKFNRLLQLEARAHGDILQWDFQDSFFNLTLKQVLFLEWQRTRCPNVSFVLNGDDDVFAHTDNMVTYLQGRDPDRHLFVGHLIQNVGPIRSPGSKYFVPTLVTEDEHYPPYCGGGGFLLSRFTVAALRRAASVLPVFPIDDVFLGMCLRQQGLAPASHNGVRTAGVHAPSPRLSSFDPCFYRGLLLVHRFLPFETLLMWDALSQPQLDCGQRGLVY